The genomic region GTCGCTCGAGGCCCAAGGCAAGATCGCGCCCGGCCGCACGACCCTCATCGAGCCGACTTCGGGCAACACGGGCATCGCGCTCGCCTTCGTTGCAGCCGCCAAGGGATATAAACTGATCCTTACCATGCCTGAAACGATGTCAGTCGAGCGGCGCAAGATGCTGTACCTGCTCGGGGCAGAACTGGTTCTGACCGAGGGCACCAAGGGCATGAAGGGGGCGATCGCCAAGGCGCAGGAGCTCACCGAGACGCTTCCCGACGCGATCATTCCGCAGCAGTTCGAAAATCCGGCCAATCCGGAGATCCACCGCAAGACGACGGCCGAGGAAATCTGGAACGACACCGAAGGCGGCGTCGATATCCTGGTCTCGGGCATCGGTACGGGCGGGACGATCACCGGCGCCGGCCAGGTCCTGAAGGCGCGTAAATCCTCGGTCAAGGTTATCGCCGTGGAGCCGGAGGAGTCCCCTGTACTTTCCGGTGGCGAACCCGGTCCGCACAAGATCCAGGGCATCGGCGCCGGCTTCGCGCCGGCGATCCTCGACACAAGCATCTATGACGAGGTGATCACCGTGAACGCCGGCGAAGCGGTGGAAGCCGCGCGGCTCGTCGCCAGGCTTGAAGGCGTGCCGGTTGGTATTTCCGCCGGCGCAGCACTGCAGGCCGCGATCGAGGTCGGCCAGCGCGAGGAGAACACCGGCAAGAATATTGTCGTGATCATTCCCTCGTTTGCGGAGCGTTATCTTTCGACGGTGCTGTTCGAGGGGCTGGGGGCGTAATCCCACGCTGGATTCAAAGGGGCCTGTTTTTTCACCCGCTTTTTGAACGGCAACGGTCCCTGGCCCTTTGAATCGCTGCAGATATCAGTCGAAATGGACCGCTGTTGTGTTTGCCCCGCATATAAGGACGCAGACTTTCTCGCCCGGCTCCGGCGTATATTTTCCGCTCAATAGGGCGGCGAAGGCCGCTGCACCGCCCGGTTCCGCGACGATCCGTATCGTGTCCCACAGTGCTGCCTGCGCCCGTTTGATTTCGCCATCACCGACAAGGATCGAGCGATCCACGTAAGCTTGGGCGATGGGGAACATCAGTGCGCCGACCCGCTTCGGCGCCAGGGAATCGGCGGCAATTCCTTCGGCGGGAGCATCAACGGGCCGGCCGGCGTCGAGCGCCATGCGCAGCGTCGGCGAGCCTTCGGGCTCCACCGCGATGACTCGCTTCCGACCGGCGAACCAGGCTGCTATGCCGCCGATCAATCCGCCTCCGCCGACGGCAACCAGCAATGTGTCAATGTCCGGCAGGTCCTGTTCCATCTCCAAGCCGAGGGTTCCCTGGCCGACCAGAGTCTCAGCCTGGTCGTAGGCATGGATGGCAAGCACACCTGCCTCTTTCACGAATATTTCGCTTGCCGAAAGGGCATCCGCATAGCGCTCGCCCCCGATCACCAGCTTTGCACCGTAGCTTCGGATCCGGTCTGCTTTGGCGGGTGACGTCACATTTGGCACGAATATTGTCGCGGGAACGCCCAAGCGGCCTGCCGCATAGGCGACCGCGGCACCATGGTTGCCACCCGATGCGGCGACAACACCGGCCGGCGGCACGGCTCGTCCGATCAGATTGGTGAAGGCGCCCCGCGCCTTGAACGATCCGGAATGCTGTAAACATTCGAGCTTGAGTGCAACAGGCAGGGGCACTCGGCTGAAATCCGCCATGTCGACGCGGAGAACGGGCGTGCGCCGAATGTAAGGACGGATCAGAGCTTCCGCCTCCCGGATGCGTGTCTGTGAAATGGAGGTATCAATCATCATGGAAAGCTCCCAGCACGATGTTTTGCGTCAAGCCGACCATGCGGGCGGAGCATCGCGCAACTTTTTCCTATCCCGCTCTACTATTGACTTTAATTCGTAACTTAGCAAATTAACGAAATGCAAGAGGTTGATATCATCAAAGCGCTCGCCAACGAACGGCGGCTTCAGATTCTCGCCTGGCTCAAAGAGCCGCTGGCCCATTTCCCGCCGCAAGTGGACGGGGATCTCGTCGAGGATGGCGTCTGTGCCGTGTTGATAGCGGACAAGCTCGCTATTTCCCCGGCAACGCTGAGCGAGCACATGCGGGTTCTGTCTCAGGCCGGGCTTGTGCGCGCGAAGAGGATCAAGCAATGGGTCTTCTACAAGCGCGACGAGGAGCGGATCAGGGCGGCGAAGACGCTGATCCAGGAGAGATTGTAGCCGATGAAGGCGCAGGTTTCGGTAGCGTCCTTCGTGCGGCTCGGTTCGCAGGCCTACGGCGAAAAGGCCGCCCTCGATCCCAAGCGGACATGGCATGCCGCCCTTCACGCGGGCACCCTCGAGCCGTGAAGGCGGGGGATGAATCAGACCCAAATAGAAGTGTGTCGACGCTCCTCCATGCCTTCGCATAAAGTTGCTTCCAGGCCGCCGGCCGGACCTTGTCCTTTAAGTTGACTTCTACGCCGCCACCGGCAGACGCTCGCCGGCGACGCGGTAGGAGATCGCTTCTGCGAGATGGATGCGGCCGACGGTCGCTGCCTCGTCGAGATCGGCGAGGGTGCGGGCCACCTTCAGCACCCGGTGGTAACCGCGCGCGGAGAACTTCATCTTCTCCGCCGCATCCCTCAAGAGCTGCAGACCGCCGGCGTCAGGCTCGGCGATCTTCTCGATCATCGACGTCGATGCACGGGCATTGTTCGTGAGCTCCGGGTGACCGAGGACAGCGAAGCGGTCCGCCTGCAGCGCGCGGGCGCGGGCGACGCGCTTGGCAACGGCGGCACTCGGTTCCGCCGCCATCGGGCGGAGAAGGTCAGCAGCGCTGACGGCCGGGACGTCGATGCGGATATCGATGCGGTCCATCAGGGGTCCGGAAATCCGCGCCTGATAGTCGGTCATGCAGCGCGGGCCGCGGGCGCATGTGCGCCCCGGCTCACCCGCCATGCCGCAACGGCACGGGTTCATCGCCGCGACGAGCTGGATCGCCGCCGGATAGCTGACGCGGTGATTGGCGCGCGCGATGATGCATTCCGAGGTTTCGAGCGGCTGGCGCAGTGCGTCGAGAACCTGCGGCGAAAACTCCGGGAACTCGTCGAGAAAGAGTACGCCATGGTGGGCGAGCGACGCCTCACCAGGCTTTGCCCTGAGCCCGCCGCCGATCAGGGCAGCCATGGTGGCCGAATGGTGCGGCGCCCGGAACGGCCGCCGATCGGAAAGTTTGCCGCCCGGCAGTTGACCGGCGATCGAATGGACCATCGATACTTCGAGCAATTCCGCCGGGGAGAGTGGCGGAAGGATCGACGGCAGCCGCGCTGCGAGCATCGACTTGCCGGACCCTGGCGGACCCACCATAAGCAGATTGTGGTTGCCGGCGGCGGCCACTTCGAGCGCCCGCTTGGCGCTCTCCTGGCCCTTGATGTCGGCGAGATCGGGCAGGTTCGCGGCCGCGGCCCGGATGGCGGGCTCGGGACGGGAGAGTACCTGGGTGCCGCGAAAATGATTGGCGATGGCGATCAGGCTGCGCGGTGCGAGGATGTCGATCTCCGACCCGGCCCAAGCCGCCTCCGGGCCGCTTTCCGCCGGGCAGATCAGGCCCTTGCCGAGTGCGTTGGCGCCGATGGCAGCAGGCAGCGCGCCGGCGACGGCGGCAATGGTGCCGTCCAGATTGAGTTCGCCGATGACGACGTAGCCGTTGAGCGCATCGGCCGGAACGGCGCCCAGCGCCGCCATCAGCCCGAGCGCGATGGCGAGATCGAAGTGACTGCCCTCCTTCGGCAGGTCCGCCGGCGCCAGATTGACGGTGACCCGCTTTGCCGGCAGCGCCAGCCCCGAGGCATGCAGCGCCGCCTGGACCCGCTCACGGCTTTCGGCGACCGCCTTGTCCGGCAGCCCGACGATCTGCATGCCGACCTTGCCGGGTGCCACCATCACCTGCACGTCGACCGGAACGCCTTCGATCCCCTGGAATGCAACCGTGCTGACACGCGCGACCATGATGCCCCCTAGAGTGAGAGCGGGAGATGCGCGTAAAACCGCTTCACGCTTTTTCTCATCCCGCTCCAGTCACGGCGGCCCGCCTCGCGCCGCCACAACCGACGCCGGTTGCGGCATCAAATCTTGCACGGTACGCGCTCAAAAACAAGAACAATAATAGAACAAAATATCCGATTGCAGTGCTCGGGCGGGCAAGCGCGGCAGCCCTCCTGCGCGTGCATGGCGCGTACCGGAACTACCTTCAATCACCCCACCGGCTCCAGCTTCGCGCTTTTCGTTGCGACGGCTGCAGCGCCCGTTGCCGGCTCGAGCTTGCGATCGAGCCTCCTGCCGTCGTCCGGCGAGAAGAAATGCAAGCGCTCGGGGGCGATGGTGATGGCGAGGCCGTCCGAAAGCGGCGTCTCTGGCGCAAGCGCGACAGTCACAACCTGCTCGTCGATTGCGCCGTGGACGAGGCGTTGCGCTCCCAGTTCCTCGACATAATCGACCCGGAAGAGAAAGGCCTGCTCGCCAACGCTTGCGAGGCGCAGATCCTCCGCGCGCATGCCGACGGTCACCGGACCTTCCGTCGGCACCTGACGGCCGAGGTCGAACGACTGCGTGCCGATATGGAGCCGGCTGCCTTCGAG from Sinorhizobium garamanticum harbors:
- a CDS encoding YifB family Mg chelatase-like AAA ATPase, whose protein sequence is MVARVSTVAFQGIEGVPVDVQVMVAPGKVGMQIVGLPDKAVAESRERVQAALHASGLALPAKRVTVNLAPADLPKEGSHFDLAIALGLMAALGAVPADALNGYVVIGELNLDGTIAAVAGALPAAIGANALGKGLICPAESGPEAAWAGSEIDILAPRSLIAIANHFRGTQVLSRPEPAIRAAAANLPDLADIKGQESAKRALEVAAAGNHNLLMVGPPGSGKSMLAARLPSILPPLSPAELLEVSMVHSIAGQLPGGKLSDRRPFRAPHHSATMAALIGGGLRAKPGEASLAHHGVLFLDEFPEFSPQVLDALRQPLETSECIIARANHRVSYPAAIQLVAAMNPCRCGMAGEPGRTCARGPRCMTDYQARISGPLMDRIDIRIDVPAVSAADLLRPMAAEPSAAVAKRVARARALQADRFAVLGHPELTNNARASTSMIEKIAEPDAGGLQLLRDAAEKMKFSARGYHRVLKVARTLADLDEAATVGRIHLAEAISYRVAGERLPVAA
- a CDS encoding ArsR/SmtB family transcription factor, whose product is MQEVDIIKALANERRLQILAWLKEPLAHFPPQVDGDLVEDGVCAVLIADKLAISPATLSEHMRVLSQAGLVRAKRIKQWVFYKRDEERIRAAKTLIQERL
- a CDS encoding threonine/serine dehydratase; this translates as MMIDTSISQTRIREAEALIRPYIRRTPVLRVDMADFSRVPLPVALKLECLQHSGSFKARGAFTNLIGRAVPPAGVVAASGGNHGAAVAYAAGRLGVPATIFVPNVTSPAKADRIRSYGAKLVIGGERYADALSASEIFVKEAGVLAIHAYDQAETLVGQGTLGLEMEQDLPDIDTLLVAVGGGGLIGGIAAWFAGRKRVIAVEPEGSPTLRMALDAGRPVDAPAEGIAADSLAPKRVGALMFPIAQAYVDRSILVGDGEIKRAQAALWDTIRIVAEPGGAAAFAALLSGKYTPEPGEKVCVLICGANTTAVHFD
- the cysK gene encoding cysteine synthase A, with the protein product MPEVRKPGRGRVFSSITETIGDTPIVRLDKLAKEKGVKANLLAKLEFFNPIASVKDRIGVAMIESLEAQGKIAPGRTTLIEPTSGNTGIALAFVAAAKGYKLILTMPETMSVERRKMLYLLGAELVLTEGTKGMKGAIAKAQELTETLPDAIIPQQFENPANPEIHRKTTAEEIWNDTEGGVDILVSGIGTGGTITGAGQVLKARKSSVKVIAVEPEESPVLSGGEPGPHKIQGIGAGFAPAILDTSIYDEVITVNAGEAVEAARLVARLEGVPVGISAGAALQAAIEVGQREENTGKNIVVIIPSFAERYLSTVLFEGLGA